A genomic segment from Anaeromyxobacter sp. encodes:
- a CDS encoding M48 family metalloprotease, protein MRHLPEPWAEILAQFLVHALVASLFVEALARTWSVRHPAQRMGLRLLALCYPLVLFPALVLLFPERLEAGFREQALLAGHRWRDVPLLGLDLYRLFVLGLAGAGLLLFLLDLGSLVAALRRARPVPVSPDPASAAALEVALRPLARRPGGAPPVAFLDREAAVFYCAGVRHPRIYVSRGAVALLDPAELGAALAHEAAHLERRDPERSWVVMGLRALMCFNPTFQVQARVLARDAERRADERGVELGADRLALASGLIKLHRATGAGASRRTLVFGGALAGPLRKARSLDVEQRARALLEPAPAWLPFGRLRLALAGAGVTAVLYFVV, encoded by the coding sequence ATGAGACACCTCCCGGAGCCATGGGCTGAGATCCTGGCGCAGTTCCTGGTCCACGCGCTGGTGGCCTCCCTCTTCGTGGAGGCCCTGGCGCGGACCTGGAGCGTGCGCCACCCGGCCCAGCGCATGGGGCTGCGCCTGCTGGCGCTCTGCTACCCGCTGGTCCTCTTCCCGGCCCTGGTGCTGCTCTTCCCGGAGCGGCTGGAGGCCGGCTTCCGCGAGCAGGCGCTGCTGGCGGGTCACCGCTGGCGCGACGTCCCGCTCCTGGGCCTCGACCTCTACCGGCTCTTCGTCCTGGGCCTGGCCGGGGCGGGCCTGCTGCTCTTCCTGCTCGACCTCGGCTCCCTGGTGGCCGCGCTGCGCCGGGCCCGCCCGGTGCCGGTGAGCCCCGACCCCGCCTCGGCGGCCGCGCTGGAGGTGGCGCTGCGGCCCCTGGCCCGGCGGCCCGGGGGGGCGCCGCCGGTGGCCTTCCTCGACCGCGAGGCCGCCGTCTTCTACTGCGCCGGGGTGCGCCACCCGCGCATCTACGTGTCGCGCGGCGCGGTGGCGCTGCTCGACCCGGCCGAGCTCGGGGCCGCGCTGGCCCACGAGGCGGCCCACCTGGAGCGGCGCGACCCGGAGCGCAGCTGGGTGGTCATGGGGCTGCGCGCCCTGATGTGCTTCAACCCGACCTTCCAGGTGCAGGCGCGGGTGCTGGCCCGCGACGCCGAGCGGCGCGCCGACGAGCGCGGGGTCGAGCTAGGGGCCGACCGCCTGGCGCTGGCCAGCGGCCTCATCAAGCTGCACCGCGCCACCGGGGCCGGCGCCTCGCGGCGCACCCTGGTCTTCGGCGGCGCCCTGGCCGGGCCGCTGCGCAAGGCCCGCTCGCTGGACGTGGAGCAGCGGGCCCGGGCCCTCCTCGAGCCAGCCCCGGCCTGGCTCCCCTTCGGACGCCTCCGGCTGGCGCTGGCCGGCGCCGGCGTGACGGCCGTGCTCTACTTCGTCGTATGA
- a CDS encoding cytochrome b/b6 domain-containing protein — protein sequence MDHATTTARSARPSYFIRFTLQQRVEHFITMAVFALLCLTGLPQKFYQSGWAHGLVDLFGGIDRSRWIHRFCGVVLAISTVVHFANASLAMLSKKIGFTMVPDRKDFEDAILQLKFYLGTTDKHPHYDRYDYKQKFEYWGLVFGNVIMVVTGFVLFFPVQFASLVPGQLIPAAKVAHSNEGLMAFFVITIWHIFNAHLNPDVFPFDASMFTGKISRERMVHEHPLELARMEGRLAGEPGTHPPTDETPPGAMG from the coding sequence ATGGACCACGCCACCACCACCGCCCGCTCCGCCCGCCCCAGCTACTTCATCCGCTTCACGCTGCAGCAGCGCGTCGAGCACTTCATCACCATGGCGGTCTTCGCGCTGCTGTGCCTGACCGGCCTGCCGCAGAAGTTCTACCAGTCCGGCTGGGCCCACGGCCTGGTGGACCTGTTCGGCGGCATCGACCGCTCCCGCTGGATCCACCGCTTCTGCGGCGTGGTGCTGGCCATCTCCACGGTGGTCCACTTCGCCAACGCCAGCCTGGCCATGCTGTCCAAGAAGATCGGCTTCACCATGGTGCCGGATCGCAAGGACTTCGAGGACGCCATCCTCCAGCTCAAGTTCTACCTGGGCACCACCGACAAGCACCCCCACTACGACCGCTACGACTACAAGCAGAAGTTCGAGTACTGGGGGCTGGTCTTCGGCAACGTCATCATGGTGGTGACCGGGTTCGTGCTCTTCTTCCCGGTGCAGTTCGCCAGCCTGGTGCCGGGGCAGCTCATCCCGGCGGCCAAGGTGGCCCACTCCAACGAGGGGCTGATGGCCTTCTTCGTCATCACCATCTGGCACATCTTCAACGCCCACCTGAATCCCGACGTCTTCCCCTTCGACGCTTCCATGTTCACGGGTAAGATCAGCCGGGAGCGCATGGTGCACGAGCATCCGCTGGAGCTCGCCCGCATGGAGGGGCGGCTCGCAGGGGAGCCCGGCACCCACCCGCCGACCGATGAGACACCTCCCGGAGCCATGGGCTGA
- a CDS encoding cytochrome C — protein sequence MRKLPLLFLLLGAAPALAGIPAEQEDCLGCHTDPDQSFDLPSGEKLSLFVDQETFAKSVHGESLRCTDCHSNKTSDHATGSLEFKNRREVTRAYYEQCKGCHFANYTKTLDGVHYAVMAKGNEKAALCVDCHGAHDISRPGQPRTRISGMCSKCHVEEAEVYARSVHGRASEANPDVPVCTDCHRAHDTTDPRDGALAMRTPELCGRCHGDEKLMARYGLSTAVISTYLTDFHGMSATFQKGERKADGKRLAAVCTDCHGVHDIQKADDPQSTVMSANLQKTCAKCHQGASATFPKAWLSHYEPSLEKAPLVWLVQLFYRLMIPFMVGGLLLQIALHLWRVVVNR from the coding sequence ATGCGCAAACTGCCGCTGCTGTTCCTCCTCCTCGGGGCCGCTCCCGCCCTGGCCGGCATCCCGGCCGAGCAGGAGGACTGCCTGGGGTGCCACACCGACCCGGACCAGAGCTTCGACCTGCCGAGCGGCGAGAAGCTCTCGCTCTTCGTGGACCAGGAGACCTTCGCCAAGTCGGTCCACGGCGAGTCGCTGCGCTGCACCGACTGCCACTCCAACAAGACCAGCGACCACGCCACCGGCTCGCTCGAGTTCAAGAACCGCCGCGAGGTGACGCGCGCCTACTACGAGCAGTGCAAGGGCTGCCACTTCGCCAACTACACCAAGACCCTCGACGGCGTGCACTACGCGGTCATGGCGAAGGGCAACGAGAAGGCGGCGCTGTGCGTCGACTGCCACGGCGCCCACGACATCTCCCGCCCGGGCCAGCCGCGCACCCGCATCTCCGGCATGTGCTCCAAGTGCCACGTCGAGGAGGCCGAGGTCTACGCCAGGAGCGTGCACGGGCGGGCCTCCGAGGCCAACCCGGACGTGCCGGTGTGCACCGACTGCCACCGGGCCCACGACACCACCGACCCGCGCGACGGGGCGCTGGCCATGCGGACCCCGGAGCTGTGCGGCCGCTGCCACGGCGACGAGAAGCTGATGGCCCGCTACGGCCTCTCCACCGCGGTCATCTCCACCTACCTCACCGACTTCCACGGCATGTCGGCCACCTTCCAGAAGGGCGAGCGCAAGGCCGACGGCAAGCGGCTGGCGGCGGTCTGCACCGACTGCCACGGCGTGCACGACATCCAGAAGGCCGACGATCCGCAGTCGACGGTCATGTCGGCCAACCTGCAGAAGACCTGCGCCAAGTGCCACCAGGGGGCCAGCGCCACCTTCCCCAAGGCCTGGCTCTCGCACTACGAGCCCAGCCTGGAGAAGGCGCCGCTGGTCTGGCTGGTGCAGCTCTTCTACCGCCTCATGATCCCCTTCATGGTGGGCGGCCTCCTCCTCCAGATCGCGCTGCACCTGTGGCGCGTCGTCGTGAACCGCTAG
- the purU gene encoding formyltetrahydrofolate deformylase, with translation MNDPRAILLVRCPDRPGIIAAISAFLFRHGANVIDFEQHSTDDDGGVYFTRLEFQTGKIDLPLDDLQRAFALDVARPFGMDWRLSVASERKRVAVLVSRHDHALLELLWTWKRGDLRADVTQVISNHPDLRAAVEGFGVPFAHVPNDKHRRPEAEREMLALLEGKADVVVLARYMQIVSADFVGRFPDRVINIHHSFLPAFAGADPYRQAYERGVKIVGATAHYVTEVLDAGPIIEQDVGRVSHRDEVEDLKSLGRELERRVLARAVRWHCEDRVLVHGNKTVVFS, from the coding sequence GTGAACGACCCGCGCGCCATCCTCCTCGTCCGCTGCCCCGACCGGCCCGGCATCATCGCCGCCATCTCGGCCTTCCTCTTCCGCCACGGCGCCAACGTCATCGACTTCGAGCAGCACAGCACCGACGACGACGGCGGCGTCTACTTCACCCGCCTGGAGTTCCAGACCGGAAAGATCGACCTGCCCCTCGACGACCTGCAGCGCGCCTTCGCCCTCGACGTGGCCCGCCCCTTCGGCATGGACTGGCGCCTCTCGGTGGCCAGCGAGCGGAAGCGGGTGGCGGTGCTGGTGTCCCGGCACGACCACGCCCTGCTCGAGCTGCTCTGGACCTGGAAGCGCGGCGACCTGCGCGCCGACGTCACCCAGGTGATCTCCAACCACCCGGACCTGCGGGCGGCGGTGGAGGGGTTCGGCGTCCCCTTCGCCCACGTGCCCAACGACAAGCACCGGCGGCCCGAGGCCGAGCGCGAGATGCTGGCCCTCCTGGAGGGCAAGGCCGACGTGGTGGTGCTGGCCCGCTACATGCAGATCGTCTCGGCCGACTTCGTGGGGCGCTTCCCGGACCGGGTCATCAACATCCACCACAGCTTCCTGCCGGCCTTCGCCGGCGCGGACCCGTACCGGCAGGCCTACGAGCGCGGCGTCAAGATCGTGGGCGCCACCGCCCACTACGTCACCGAGGTGCTCGACGCCGGCCCCATCATCGAGCAGGACGTGGGGCGGGTCTCGCACCGCGACGAGGTCGAGGACCTGAAGAGCCTGGGCCGGGAGCTGGAGCGCCGGGTGCTGGCGCGGGCGGTCCGCTGGCACTGCGAGGACCGGGTGCTGGTGCACGGCAACAAGACCGTCGTCTTCTCCTGA
- a CDS encoding TerC family protein, producing the protein MLETVGSPGLWAGFVALVLVFLALDLGVFHRRDEPITIRNALTWTGIWVAVSLCFNALLWWRFGGPKAAEFLTGYLIEKSLSVDNLFVFVVIFTSLSIPARLQHRVLFWGILTALGLRAAMILAGTALLQRFHWLIYVFGAFLLLTGLKLLLHRGDEAPHPEQSRAFRMIRAVIPATTRLEGHAFFLREGGRWVATPLFVALVFIELSDVVFALDSIPAIFGVTLDPFIVFTSNIFAILGLRSLYFALAGLMDRFIHLRAGLALVLLFIGGKMVAAPWVKVGQGVALLVVAGLLGGAVVLSLLSPPKPAAAPAPEPPSAAGD; encoded by the coding sequence CTGCTCGAGACCGTCGGCTCCCCTGGCCTCTGGGCCGGCTTCGTCGCGCTGGTGCTGGTCTTCCTGGCGCTCGACCTGGGCGTCTTCCACCGCCGCGACGAGCCCATCACCATCCGCAACGCCCTGACCTGGACCGGCATCTGGGTGGCGGTGTCGCTGTGCTTCAACGCCCTGCTCTGGTGGCGCTTCGGCGGCCCCAAGGCGGCCGAGTTCCTGACCGGCTACCTCATCGAGAAGTCGCTCTCGGTGGACAACCTCTTCGTCTTCGTCGTGATCTTCACCTCGCTGTCCATCCCGGCGAGGCTGCAGCACCGGGTGCTCTTCTGGGGCATCCTCACCGCGCTCGGGCTGCGGGCCGCCATGATCCTGGCCGGCACCGCCCTGCTGCAGCGGTTCCACTGGCTCATCTACGTCTTCGGCGCCTTCCTGCTCCTCACCGGCCTGAAGCTGCTGCTCCACCGGGGCGACGAGGCGCCGCACCCCGAGCAGAGCCGGGCCTTCCGCATGATCCGCGCCGTCATCCCGGCCACCACCCGGCTCGAGGGGCACGCCTTCTTCCTGCGCGAGGGGGGCCGCTGGGTGGCCACGCCGCTCTTCGTGGCGCTGGTCTTCATCGAGCTCTCCGACGTGGTCTTCGCCCTCGACTCCATCCCGGCCATCTTCGGGGTGACCCTCGACCCGTTCATCGTCTTCACCTCCAACATCTTCGCCATCCTGGGGCTTCGCTCGCTGTACTTCGCCCTGGCCGGCCTGATGGACCGCTTCATCCACCTCCGGGCCGGGCTGGCGCTGGTGCTGCTCTTCATCGGAGGCAAGATGGTGGCGGCGCCCTGGGTGAAGGTCGGCCAGGGGGTGGCGCTGCTGGTGGTGGCGGGGCTGCTGGGCGGGGCGGTGGTCCTGTCGCTGCTCAGCCCGCCGAAGCCGGCGGCGGCCCCGGCCCCCGAGCCGCCGAGCGCCGCGGGGGACTGA
- the nhaR gene encoding transcriptional activator NhaR, with amino-acid sequence MEWLNYHHLYYFWTVARAGSIAKASQELRLAQPTISNQLKTLEGSLGVKLLERQGRRLVLTDVGRTVLRYADDIFRTGRELQLAVKGLPTGQRVRLVVGVADVIPKRLAALLLQPAVAAQRDLQLVCREGPLPQLLAALALHELDVVLADVPAGEDVKVKAFSHELGSCGLSFFAAPALAHLKRGFPRSLEGQPILLPAEGTALRRALEAWLEAEGVHPVIAGEFDDGALMKAFGERGLGVFAVPRVIEAEVRETHGVAVLGRVEAIQAHFWAITVERRLRHPAVAALAEVARGELFGPGAAGAPARRAPPGA; translated from the coding sequence ATGGAATGGCTCAACTACCACCACCTCTACTATTTCTGGACCGTGGCCCGGGCCGGGTCGATCGCCAAGGCCAGCCAGGAGCTCCGGCTGGCGCAGCCCACCATCTCCAACCAGCTCAAGACGCTGGAGGGCTCGCTGGGCGTCAAGCTGCTGGAGCGGCAGGGGCGCCGGCTGGTGCTCACCGACGTGGGGCGCACCGTGCTGCGCTACGCCGACGACATCTTCCGCACCGGCCGCGAGCTGCAGCTGGCGGTGAAGGGGCTGCCCACCGGCCAGCGGGTGCGGCTGGTGGTGGGGGTGGCCGACGTCATCCCCAAGCGGCTGGCGGCCCTGCTGCTCCAGCCGGCGGTGGCGGCCCAGCGCGACCTGCAGCTGGTCTGCCGCGAGGGGCCGCTGCCGCAGCTGCTGGCGGCGCTGGCGCTGCACGAGCTGGACGTGGTGCTGGCCGACGTGCCGGCCGGCGAGGACGTCAAGGTGAAGGCCTTCAGCCACGAGCTGGGGAGCTGCGGGCTCAGCTTCTTCGCCGCGCCGGCGCTGGCCCACCTGAAGCGGGGCTTCCCGCGCTCGCTGGAGGGCCAGCCCATCCTGCTGCCGGCCGAGGGCACGGCGCTCAGGCGGGCCCTGGAGGCCTGGCTGGAGGCGGAGGGGGTCCACCCGGTCATCGCCGGCGAGTTCGACGACGGCGCCCTCATGAAGGCCTTCGGCGAGCGCGGCCTGGGGGTGTTCGCGGTGCCGCGGGTCATCGAGGCGGAGGTGCGCGAGACCCACGGGGTGGCGGTGCTGGGGCGGGTCGAGGCCATCCAGGCCCACTTCTGGGCCATCACCGTGGAGCGCCGCCTGCGCCACCCGGCGGTGGCGGCGCTGGCGGAGGTGGCCCGCGGCGAGCTCTTCGGCCCGGGGGCGGCCGGAGCGCCTGCGCGGCGCGCCCCCCCCGGCGCCTGA